Proteins found in one candidate division KSB1 bacterium genomic segment:
- a CDS encoding sugar porter family MFS transporter: MPYIWALSLTAALGGLLFGYDWVVIGGAKPFYEAFFNLTTSFEIGWAMSSALVGCLVGALLSGGPADRFGRKRLLILAAALFTISAVGTALARRFSGFVWYRLLGGVGIGLASNLSPMYIAEISPAEMRGKFVSINQLTIVIGILAAQTANWLIAQPVPAGASAEEILQSWNGQYGWRWMFGAETLPAACFLLAMFLVPESPRWQVKNGRYDSALRTLAKIGGDDFAQQSMREIQATLAGENRRVNYRELLQPPLLRVLTIGVTLAVFQQWCGINVIFNYAEEVFAAAGYGVSDILFNIVITGTINLLFTFIAIRTVDRWGRKPLLIVGAGGLSILYVLLGAGYRLHLTGPLMLLLVVAAIACYAMSLAPVVWVVISEIFPNRIRGAAMAVSVSALWIACFVLTYTFPYLNRAFGASGTFWIYTAVCVGGFFFILHKVPETKGKSLEEIETALMRS; the protein is encoded by the coding sequence ATGCCGTACATTTGGGCTTTGTCACTAACTGCGGCGCTCGGCGGCCTGCTCTTCGGCTACGACTGGGTAGTGATCGGCGGCGCCAAGCCATTTTACGAAGCCTTTTTTAACCTCACCACTTCCTTTGAAATCGGCTGGGCTATGAGCAGCGCGCTGGTCGGCTGCCTTGTCGGCGCCCTGCTTTCCGGCGGGCCGGCAGACCGTTTCGGCAGGAAAAGGCTGTTGATCCTGGCGGCGGCGTTGTTCACTATCTCTGCCGTAGGCACTGCCCTGGCGCGCCGCTTTTCCGGCTTTGTCTGGTACCGTCTGCTCGGCGGCGTCGGCATCGGCTTGGCGAGCAATCTGTCGCCGATGTATATTGCCGAAATCTCGCCTGCGGAGATGCGCGGCAAATTCGTCTCGATTAATCAGTTGACCATCGTCATCGGCATTCTGGCGGCGCAGACGGCCAACTGGCTGATCGCGCAGCCGGTCCCCGCAGGCGCTTCTGCCGAAGAGATTCTGCAGTCCTGGAATGGACAATACGGCTGGCGCTGGATGTTCGGCGCCGAAACGCTTCCGGCAGCCTGTTTTCTTTTGGCCATGTTCCTTGTGCCTGAAAGTCCCCGATGGCAGGTTAAGAACGGCCGTTATGATTCGGCCTTGCGAACGCTGGCAAAAATCGGCGGCGATGATTTTGCTCAACAAAGCATGCGGGAAATTCAGGCCACATTGGCCGGCGAGAATCGGCGCGTGAATTATCGTGAGCTGCTGCAACCGCCTCTTTTGCGCGTGCTGACGATCGGCGTGACTCTTGCCGTCTTTCAACAGTGGTGCGGCATCAATGTCATCTTTAACTATGCCGAAGAGGTCTTTGCCGCCGCCGGTTACGGCGTCAGCGACATCCTGTTCAACATCGTCATCACCGGTACGATCAACCTGCTGTTCACCTTTATCGCCATCCGCACCGTTGACCGCTGGGGCAGAAAGCCGCTGCTGATCGTCGGCGCGGGCGGGTTGAGCATCCTCTATGTCCTCCTCGGCGCCGGTTATCGACTGCACCTCACCGGCCCTTTGATGCTTCTGCTTGTCGTGGCTGCCATCGCCTGTTACGCCATGTCATTGGCGCCGGTAGTGTGGGTGGTAATTTCGGAAATCTTTCCTAACCGCATTCGCGGAGCAGCCATGGCGGTCTCGGTTTCCGCATTGTGGATCGCCTGTTTTGTACTGACCTATACTTTCCCCTATCTCAACCGCGCTTTCGGCGCTTCCGGAACATTTTGGATCTATACCGCCGTCTGCGTCGGCGGTTTTTTCTTCATCCTGCATAAAGTTCCGGAGACCAAAGGGAAATCTTTGGAAGAGATCGAAACCGCGCTGATGCGCTCATGA
- a CDS encoding sugar porter family MFS transporter, with the protein MDANKKAVYFASFVAALGGLLFGYDTAVISGGVGFLKEFFGLNPAQEGWAVSSALVGCIIGVAASGFLNDAVGRKKVLLISAALFTISAVGSALPRTFAEFAIYRMIGGLGVGAASMTSPLFIAEIAPPAMRGRLVSWNQLAIVSGMLVVYFVNYLIADPLHPEWNVTTGWRWMFGSETLPAVLFFLLLFFVPESPRFLIKQGRRKEGEAVLARIGGEAEAERMASEIEAAVAEESNSPTELLKPGLRRILWIGIALAVLQQITGINVIIYYAPEIFKKLGSSTDAALLQTVIIGACNLAFTLVAIHTVDHYGRKPLMLIGAAGMGLSLLAFGMTAFLQISGAGLLIFVLTYIASFALSVGPVTWVILSEIFPTRMRGRMMAISTVMLWGANYLVSQTFPMLDADEFLVRTFHHAFSFWLYAWFCVVLFAVVKAWVPETKGKSLEEIERFWGRRGKPSDKRALFRLECGQL; encoded by the coding sequence TTGGACGCAAATAAAAAAGCCGTTTACTTTGCCTCGTTTGTTGCGGCGCTCGGCGGCCTGCTGTTCGGCTACGACACGGCGGTCATCTCGGGCGGCGTCGGGTTTCTCAAAGAGTTTTTCGGCCTCAATCCGGCGCAGGAAGGATGGGCGGTTTCCAGCGCGCTGGTCGGCTGCATTATCGGTGTGGCAGCTTCCGGTTTTCTTAACGATGCCGTCGGGCGCAAAAAGGTGCTGCTGATCTCGGCGGCCCTCTTTACGATCTCTGCCGTGGGTTCGGCATTGCCGCGCACTTTTGCCGAATTTGCGATCTATCGGATGATTGGCGGACTCGGCGTCGGGGCGGCGTCCATGACTTCGCCGCTGTTCATCGCCGAAATTGCGCCGCCCGCCATGCGCGGCCGGCTCGTTTCCTGGAACCAGTTGGCCATTGTCTCCGGCATGCTGGTCGTTTATTTTGTCAACTATCTCATAGCGGATCCGCTGCATCCTGAATGGAATGTGACCACGGGCTGGCGCTGGATGTTCGGTTCAGAAACCCTGCCGGCGGTGCTTTTCTTTCTGCTGCTCTTTTTTGTGCCGGAAAGTCCGCGGTTTCTTATCAAGCAAGGGCGTCGCAAAGAAGGCGAGGCGGTCTTGGCGCGGATTGGCGGCGAGGCCGAAGCGGAACGGATGGCTTCCGAGATCGAAGCGGCGGTTGCCGAAGAAAGCAACTCGCCGACCGAATTGCTGAAACCGGGACTGCGGCGCATTTTGTGGATCGGCATAGCATTGGCGGTTCTGCAGCAGATCACCGGCATCAACGTCATCATCTACTATGCACCGGAGATTTTCAAAAAGCTGGGCAGCAGCACCGATGCCGCGCTGTTGCAGACGGTCATCATCGGCGCCTGTAATCTCGCTTTTACGCTTGTCGCCATCCACACCGTCGACCACTACGGCCGCAAGCCGCTCATGCTCATCGGTGCGGCAGGCATGGGACTTTCGCTGCTCGCCTTTGGAATGACGGCTTTTTTGCAGATCAGCGGCGCCGGTCTGCTGATTTTTGTGCTCACCTATATTGCCTCGTTTGCACTTTCCGTGGGACCCGTTACTTGGGTCATCTTGTCGGAAATTTTCCCAACCCGCATGCGGGGACGCATGATGGCTATCAGTACTGTCATGTTGTGGGGCGCGAACTATTTGGTCTCGCAAACGTTCCCTATGCTGGATGCCGACGAGTTTCTCGTGCGCACCTTTCATCATGCGTTTTCTTTTTGGCTTTATGCGTGGTTTTGCGTCGTGCTTTTTGCAGTCGTTAAGGCTTGGGTGCCGGAAACCAAAGGCAAGTCGCTCGAAGAGATCGAACGATTTTGGGGACGGCGAGGAAAGCCGTCGGATAAAAGAGCCTTGTTTCGTTTGGAGTGCGGGCAATTATAA
- a CDS encoding FG-GAP-like repeat-containing protein, with amino-acid sequence MLDTIRSNQWRIGKAAVLTLLISISSSTGQAQGIKFSEVARQLGVPGNVENGVSAYGHGVIIADLNNDLLPDIYISNAVRYADHLPETLYLSSPNGYVECDKARGVDDPYGWTGSHGICFVDYDNDGDYDIFNATTDDRNRLYQNDGNAFFKNVTDLAGLPLIRIVFPDFDSAPYGYGTRGVVAFDADNDGDMDLFAVNWGPAESRYDMTKIIKVPEQPNEFYLNNGNGTFKSVTNSGLTHPPNRSWMGTQGVAAGDIDNDGDIDVLIIHRNYTGIAEDGRKIEGFDSGRQVPNQLMINDGTGKFTDETAARGLFDPLNDANGATLADYDNDGDLDIFIPPKAKTRGKIRVYRNRGNGFFDDVTDQLNLTQWGFSTFLFDADNDGDLDLIAPRTRDTTLFYRNRGNGTFELLSNTGVELYNYDPRGGAVADIDNDGDLDLYLADANKELQTNAGNRLFRNELNSTNRWLKVTGRGPKGDLGGFGTKIWVFDRGHMEEMTRLVGYREVQNAYGYLCQDDPVQHFGLGQRDSADVKVRLLDGTVLKMYSVPANTRLYFSRPRQLVKTGGDGQTEVAFSPLPQPLKVQVRDAYGRTIYGARVIFTSDDPSGRFTTEQVYSDIAGNAQIGYVLGVNRTQTITAWCEADPSARVVFTASAIEVSSVASLVKSGGDAQQGQGGYPLPQKLRVRALNSAGIGIPGVAVIFEPAAGCGSIAGLPRAERLTSADGYAEAEWTLGNRPSTQQQCAVYVKDQPTLRQIFQAGSFGPPEKLVLLGSQRPAGRVDQPLNDSVVVQITDSVDRPLRNILVQFAVAAGGGLVNRQSSVQVATRANGCAEVQWKLGTQAGRASQVLQVTSPAIPNRVLTVTADALPGPAARLEYVSGDGQVGILTQPLPEPLAVRVSDTFGNAIESHPVAFSVTQGDALFAGQSQLNVTTNADGVAQAVLRLGRKPDVTVRAVARNEEGNLEGSPVVFKLRGTAGAPSPDHSVFETPSSHIADGQTQGRLQILLRDAFDNPVSGYQVQVQALGVPVQLVQPSSTDSTGAAWAHFTASQIGQVIFQLFVDNKPFLTRTVLCIAGPPAQMVGFGDGQMQYAGEFLPQPIAVLITDAWQHPIADYPVFFRIVDGGGAIPEPQPVRTNDLGLAEVHWQLGPILGTQKSQAVAENLPFVQFTATALPFGAVRLVMVSGDRQTTAPNEAAPDSLVVQVLDSLRHPMPEVRIDFGIVGGESAENGRVTPASVQTRADGTAAAAYFAGSEIGLRIIRAGSAWGSVQFKVLVQRQALLSFEKLSPDSLTLPPHAEMEIIVRVRDGFGAPAAGAALSCTISGGGELIDPPPYFTAPTGIFATKWRLGAAGMQTCEIRGSSAVGVARFTAFVANHEPQFTAPDPMPDSINVLVGEETKIFFSAQDIDGDEVTLQYLNPNFGNFQQFGKRAIFTLSPDSTLIGNHLLELAAIDTYGAADTLQLLLQVSAEPLYFLLLQRLPKAQIEAFYDQPVNLLVEPADSSVLIVWMKEEIPVGVGPSLTTVFTEEEHPDGEAHVAAYLQRGRKLQILSWQIRLHKNSSLVNTPAEKLPRRTELSAGYPNPFNPSTRVRFTLAVSSWVRIEVTDLRGRCIKTLIDGRLSMGEHQVEWDGRDEHGVPVGSGVYLCRMQTDDYCGVQKLTLIR; translated from the coding sequence ATGTTAGATACCATACGGTCAAATCAATGGAGAATCGGCAAAGCGGCCGTTCTGACGCTCCTTATCTCTATTTCGAGCAGTACCGGCCAGGCCCAGGGAATCAAATTCAGCGAAGTCGCCCGCCAACTCGGCGTGCCCGGTAACGTCGAAAACGGCGTGAGCGCCTACGGTCATGGTGTGATCATAGCCGACCTCAACAACGATCTGCTGCCGGACATCTACATTTCCAACGCCGTACGCTATGCCGATCACCTGCCGGAGACCCTCTATTTGTCTTCGCCGAACGGCTATGTCGAATGCGACAAAGCGCGCGGCGTCGACGATCCCTACGGTTGGACCGGTTCGCACGGCATCTGCTTTGTCGATTACGACAACGACGGCGATTATGATATCTTTAATGCAACGACGGACGATCGCAACCGCCTCTATCAAAATGACGGCAACGCCTTTTTTAAAAATGTCACCGATCTCGCCGGTTTGCCGCTGATCCGCATCGTTTTCCCAGATTTTGACTCGGCGCCTTATGGATACGGCACTCGCGGCGTCGTTGCCTTTGACGCCGATAACGACGGCGATATGGATCTTTTTGCGGTTAATTGGGGACCGGCAGAATCGCGTTACGACATGACGAAAATCATCAAAGTACCGGAGCAGCCGAACGAATTCTATCTGAACAACGGCAACGGCACCTTTAAATCGGTCACCAACAGCGGGTTGACGCATCCGCCGAATCGCAGCTGGATGGGCACACAAGGCGTAGCTGCCGGGGATATCGACAACGACGGCGACATCGATGTACTGATCATTCACCGCAACTATACCGGTATTGCCGAGGACGGGCGAAAAATCGAAGGCTTCGACTCCGGCCGTCAAGTTCCGAATCAGTTGATGATCAACGACGGCACCGGCAAATTTACCGACGAAACAGCCGCCCGCGGCCTTTTTGACCCGCTGAACGACGCCAACGGCGCCACGTTGGCGGATTATGATAACGACGGCGATCTGGATATTTTCATCCCGCCCAAGGCCAAAACGCGCGGTAAAATCCGCGTTTATCGTAACCGCGGCAACGGTTTTTTTGACGACGTCACCGACCAGCTCAACCTGACGCAGTGGGGCTTCAGCACGTTTCTGTTCGACGCCGACAATGACGGCGATTTGGATCTCATTGCCCCCAGAACGCGCGATACGACTCTTTTCTACCGCAACCGCGGGAACGGAACCTTCGAACTGCTGTCCAATACGGGAGTCGAGCTCTATAATTACGATCCGCGCGGAGGCGCGGTGGCGGATATCGACAATGACGGCGACCTTGATCTTTACCTCGCCGACGCCAATAAGGAACTTCAGACCAACGCAGGTAACCGCCTCTTCCGCAACGAACTAAACTCTACGAACCGTTGGCTCAAGGTGACCGGCCGCGGACCCAAGGGAGATCTGGGAGGTTTCGGCACCAAGATTTGGGTCTTTGACCGCGGGCATATGGAGGAGATGACCCGGCTTGTCGGCTATCGCGAAGTACAGAACGCCTACGGCTATCTTTGTCAGGATGATCCGGTGCAGCATTTCGGTCTCGGTCAACGCGACAGCGCTGATGTAAAAGTCAGGCTTCTCGACGGAACAGTGCTAAAAATGTACAGTGTTCCGGCGAACACCCGACTCTACTTTTCCAGGCCCCGGCAGCTCGTAAAAACCGGCGGCGACGGGCAGACGGAGGTTGCCTTTTCTCCTTTGCCGCAACCGCTCAAAGTGCAGGTTCGTGATGCCTATGGCCGCACAATTTACGGCGCAAGAGTTATCTTTACTTCCGATGACCCTTCGGGTCGCTTCACAACTGAGCAGGTCTACAGCGATATCGCCGGCAATGCGCAGATCGGCTACGTTCTCGGGGTCAACCGCACGCAGACCATCACTGCCTGGTGCGAAGCCGATCCGAGCGCCCGCGTGGTGTTTACGGCATCGGCAATCGAAGTTTCTTCGGTCGCAAGCCTGGTCAAAAGCGGCGGCGACGCGCAACAAGGGCAAGGAGGCTATCCCTTGCCGCAAAAGCTCAGAGTTCGGGCTCTGAATTCCGCCGGCATCGGTATTCCCGGGGTGGCGGTCATCTTTGAACCTGCCGCCGGTTGCGGTTCGATTGCAGGACTACCACGCGCGGAACGATTGACCTCAGCCGACGGCTATGCTGAGGCCGAATGGACGCTCGGCAACAGACCCTCGACTCAACAACAGTGCGCAGTCTATGTGAAAGATCAGCCCACTCTACGGCAGATTTTTCAGGCCGGCAGCTTTGGACCGCCGGAGAAACTGGTTTTGCTGGGGTCGCAACGGCCGGCGGGCCGCGTCGATCAACCTTTGAACGATTCCGTTGTCGTGCAGATTACCGATTCAGTCGATCGTCCTTTGCGAAACATCCTTGTTCAGTTTGCCGTTGCTGCCGGAGGCGGGCTGGTCAATCGACAATCCTCGGTGCAGGTCGCCACGCGTGCAAACGGATGCGCCGAAGTCCAATGGAAGCTGGGCACGCAAGCCGGAAGGGCGAGCCAAGTGCTCCAGGTCACGTCGCCTGCAATTCCGAATAGAGTGCTGACCGTGACCGCCGATGCGCTGCCTGGCCCGGCCGCCAGATTGGAATACGTTTCCGGCGACGGTCAGGTCGGCATCCTGACGCAACCTCTGCCGGAGCCGCTGGCCGTCCGAGTTTCGGATACATTTGGAAATGCCATCGAAAGCCATCCCGTTGCTTTTTCCGTGACACAAGGGGATGCCCTCTTTGCCGGTCAGTCTCAATTGAACGTAACGACCAACGCCGACGGTGTGGCGCAAGCCGTCCTAAGGCTCGGCCGCAAGCCGGATGTCACCGTTCGCGCCGTTGCCCGCAATGAAGAAGGAAACCTCGAAGGCAGTCCGGTGGTGTTCAAGCTGAGAGGGACGGCAGGGGCTCCTTCGCCGGATCACAGCGTTTTTGAAACGCCTTCCAGTCACATCGCCGACGGGCAAACCCAGGGCAGGCTGCAAATTCTTTTGCGCGACGCTTTCGACAATCCGGTATCCGGCTACCAAGTGCAGGTCCAAGCGCTCGGCGTGCCTGTGCAGCTCGTCCAGCCTTCTTCAACCGACTCGACCGGTGCAGCATGGGCTCACTTTACAGCCTCACAGATTGGCCAAGTCATTTTCCAACTTTTTGTCGACAACAAACCGTTTTTGACGCGAACGGTGCTCTGCATTGCCGGTCCACCGGCCCAGATGGTCGGCTTTGGCGATGGGCAAATGCAGTATGCGGGCGAATTCTTGCCGCAACCGATCGCCGTGCTGATTACCGATGCCTGGCAGCATCCGATCGCCGACTATCCGGTCTTTTTTAGGATTGTAGACGGGGGCGGCGCTATTCCGGAGCCTCAGCCGGTACGGACGAACGATCTTGGTCTGGCCGAAGTACATTGGCAACTGGGTCCGATTCTCGGCACCCAAAAATCGCAAGCGGTTGCGGAGAACCTGCCTTTCGTCCAGTTTACAGCAACAGCCTTGCCTTTCGGCGCCGTCCGCTTGGTGATGGTGAGCGGCGATCGGCAAACAACGGCGCCGAATGAGGCGGCACCTGACTCGCTGGTGGTGCAGGTCCTCGACTCGCTTCGCCATCCCATGCCTGAGGTACGCATCGATTTCGGCATCGTCGGCGGTGAAAGCGCAGAAAACGGCCGTGTGACGCCGGCCTCGGTTCAAACGCGCGCCGACGGCACGGCGGCCGCCGCCTATTTTGCCGGCAGCGAAATCGGGCTTCGGATCATTAGGGCAGGTTCAGCTTGGGGAAGCGTACAGTTCAAAGTGCTGGTACAACGGCAGGCACTCCTTTCATTCGAAAAGCTCTCGCCGGACAGCCTCACCCTGCCGCCGCACGCAGAAATGGAGATCATTGTGCGCGTCAGGGACGGTTTCGGCGCACCCGCAGCCGGAGCGGCATTGTCCTGCACGATCAGCGGAGGAGGTGAGCTGATCGATCCGCCGCCCTATTTTACAGCTCCGACCGGCATTTTTGCAACAAAGTGGAGGCTCGGCGCTGCAGGAATGCAAACCTGTGAGATCCGCGGCTCAAGCGCTGTCGGTGTGGCGCGGTTCACCGCCTTTGTCGCCAACCATGAGCCGCAATTTACCGCTCCCGATCCTATGCCGGACAGCATCAACGTGTTGGTCGGGGAAGAGACAAAGATCTTTTTCAGCGCGCAGGACATCGACGGAGACGAGGTCACTCTGCAATATCTAAATCCGAACTTTGGCAATTTTCAGCAGTTTGGAAAACGGGCGATTTTCACTCTTTCCCCAGACAGCACTCTCATCGGTAATCATCTGCTTGAGCTTGCCGCAATAGATACCTACGGCGCTGCCGACACGCTTCAGCTGCTCCTGCAGGTCAGCGCGGAACCGCTATATTTTCTCCTATTACAACGCCTCCCGAAGGCGCAGATCGAGGCGTTTTACGACCAGCCGGTGAATCTGCTGGTCGAACCTGCAGATTCGTCGGTGCTAATTGTTTGGATGAAGGAGGAGATCCCTGTTGGAGTCGGTCCGTCTTTGACGACCGTTTTCACCGAGGAGGAACATCCTGACGGCGAGGCGCATGTTGCAGCCTATTTGCAGCGAGGCAGAAAGCTGCAAATTCTCTCTTGGCAGATACGATTGCATAAAAACAGCAGCCTGGTCAATACACCCGCAGAAAAATTACCGCGACGGACCGAACTGTCGGCCGGTTACCCCAATCCCTTCAACCCCTCAACTCGAGTCCGTTTTACGCTCGCTGTTTCATCATGGGTGCGCATTGAGGTGACCGACTTGCGCGGCCGTTGTATTAAAACGCTGATCGACGGCCGCTTGTCAATGGGTGAACATCAGGTTGAGTGGGACGGCCGAGACGAGCACGGCGTACCGGTCGGCAGCGGCGTTTACCTCTGTCGAATGCAGACTGATGACTATTGCGGCGTACAGAAATTGACTCTGATCCGCTAA
- a CDS encoding glycoside hydrolase family 2, translating into MKTEKFFFALAFACFSVAFGSDPRYMMPLNGTWQFDQTKTAFPPSRFGRIIPVPGLIHLAQPPIDQYNKLYAKSKTPLNKTDHRVLDLQYEPRYNWYRRQVEIPASFRGLQAVLTIKKSQYVTQVFINGMDAGSSIECYTPIDLPVTSFLRFDKANEIMIRVGDRAWLLAQAAGSTDKEKVNYLPGIWDDVELSFTDFLRVHRALVLPSLKNRRAVVKLLIRNFNPAQQMYGDPMEDSCLVRISVCEKASGNKVIGPIEKKLQTVRDNLTFVELILPFDQPHPWSPEDPFLYRAQIELLTADRRVSDSVAETFGMRDFERRGKFFYLNGERRLLRGTNITLHRFFEDPDCRDLPWNRAWVTKLLAHYPKQLHWNAMRICVGIAPDFWYDIADSVGLMLQNEWLYWQDHGWDEQIRAEYTNWVWSDGSHPSIVIWDAINENWNDYIGNFLIPELKRLDPTRIWDAGYMTDEHMAFDEMDEPHPYMQGTWMFPDQVREQPYPLGDLHYWPAAWHRQWESSAAQLVNEYGWVWLWRNGSPSHLTRVVYDYYLGPNASPQACREMQAYWLQCETEALRVRRDLAGILAFCYLSDNLGFTGDWWMGDVSKLEPAPALAWFRHCFAPSAVFIDLTDHRYAKAAKPFKPKQELAFNLIGVTDYLSPVSGQVNLQLLNGDGESIWSKQLSVEIPPYANRYIPVVLTLPEKPGGYLLTAEFTPESGSTVISRRYLRVGETEARYYDLPIPELTR; encoded by the coding sequence ATGAAAACGGAAAAATTCTTTTTTGCCCTTGCGTTTGCGTGTTTTTCCGTTGCTTTCGGCAGTGATCCGCGCTATATGATGCCTTTGAACGGCACATGGCAGTTCGATCAAACGAAAACCGCCTTTCCGCCGAGCAGGTTCGGCAGGATTATACCGGTGCCCGGCTTGATTCATTTGGCGCAACCGCCGATCGATCAATATAACAAACTATATGCCAAGTCCAAGACGCCTTTAAACAAGACCGATCATCGCGTCCTCGATCTTCAATACGAGCCGAGGTACAATTGGTATCGCCGCCAGGTTGAGATTCCCGCATCTTTTCGCGGGTTGCAGGCAGTTTTGACGATCAAGAAAAGCCAATACGTCACCCAGGTTTTCATTAACGGCATGGATGCGGGCAGTTCCATCGAGTGCTATACACCCATCGATCTGCCGGTGACGTCGTTTCTCCGATTCGATAAAGCGAATGAAATCATGATCCGCGTCGGCGATCGCGCCTGGCTGCTGGCGCAGGCGGCAGGAAGTACGGACAAGGAAAAGGTCAATTACCTGCCCGGCATTTGGGACGACGTCGAGTTGTCCTTCACCGATTTTCTACGCGTACACCGAGCGTTGGTTCTGCCTTCGCTGAAAAATCGCCGAGCCGTCGTCAAGCTGTTGATCCGCAATTTCAATCCCGCCCAGCAAATGTACGGCGATCCGATGGAGGATTCCTGCCTCGTGCGGATTAGCGTTTGCGAAAAAGCATCGGGCAACAAGGTCATCGGCCCAATTGAGAAAAAGTTGCAGACGGTGCGCGACAATTTGACTTTTGTCGAACTGATCCTGCCGTTTGATCAGCCTCACCCCTGGTCACCCGAAGATCCTTTTCTCTATCGCGCCCAAATCGAACTTTTGACGGCGGATCGCCGCGTTTCGGATTCGGTCGCCGAAACCTTCGGTATGCGCGACTTTGAACGACGCGGCAAGTTCTTTTATCTTAACGGCGAACGGCGGCTCTTGAGAGGGACAAACATCACCCTGCATCGTTTTTTCGAAGATCCCGACTGTCGAGATCTGCCGTGGAATCGCGCATGGGTTACCAAATTGCTGGCGCACTATCCCAAACAGCTCCACTGGAACGCCATGCGCATCTGCGTCGGCATCGCACCGGATTTCTGGTACGATATCGCCGATTCGGTCGGCCTTATGCTGCAGAACGAATGGCTCTATTGGCAGGATCACGGTTGGGATGAACAGATTCGCGCCGAGTATACGAATTGGGTTTGGTCGGACGGATCGCATCCGTCGATCGTTATTTGGGACGCCATTAATGAAAACTGGAACGACTATATCGGCAATTTCCTGATTCCGGAGCTCAAACGCCTGGATCCGACGCGCATCTGGGACGCCGGTTACATGACCGATGAGCATATGGCGTTCGATGAAATGGATGAGCCGCACCCTTACATGCAGGGAACTTGGATGTTTCCCGATCAGGTGCGCGAGCAGCCGTATCCCCTCGGCGATCTGCACTATTGGCCTGCGGCATGGCATCGACAATGGGAGAGCAGTGCTGCGCAATTGGTCAATGAGTACGGGTGGGTTTGGCTCTGGCGGAACGGCAGTCCCTCGCATTTGACTAGGGTTGTCTATGACTATTACCTCGGCCCGAACGCTTCGCCGCAGGCTTGTCGTGAAATGCAGGCTTATTGGCTGCAGTGCGAAACCGAAGCGCTTCGCGTACGCCGCGACCTGGCCGGCATTCTTGCCTTCTGTTATCTTTCCGATAATCTCGGTTTCACCGGTGATTGGTGGATGGGAGATGTATCGAAACTCGAACCGGCGCCTGCCCTGGCCTGGTTCAGGCACTGCTTTGCGCCCAGCGCCGTTTTCATCGACCTGACCGATCACCGCTACGCCAAAGCCGCTAAACCATTCAAGCCGAAACAAGAGCTGGCTTTCAACCTCATCGGCGTAACCGATTACCTGTCTCCGGTGTCCGGCCAAGTCAATCTGCAACTTTTGAACGGCGACGGTGAATCGATTTGGTCTAAGCAACTGAGCGTCGAAATTCCCCCTTACGCCAACCGCTACATCCCGGTTGTTTTGACATTACCCGAAAAGCCGGGCGGTTATCTGCTGACGGCCGAGTTTACTCCGGAAAGCGGATCGACGGTCATCTCTCGCCGCTATCTGCGAGTCGGTGAAACAGAGGCCCGCTATTACGATCTGCCCATTCCTGAATTAACCCGTTAA